A portion of the Malassezia japonica chromosome 3, complete sequence genome contains these proteins:
- the MET5 gene encoding assimilatory sulfite reductase (NADPH) (BUSCO:EOG0926047G; EggNog:ENOG503NV1H; COG:P): MSVSSVSAVWHVVRHTAPTVVSVGPSDVYNAADLSDGQNLEQLTLATEVGSVVQNIVRDAPEKPVSVLLDASQTSLLRLVPYLPSLVKKPVVFHVATHGEHADVLLLRQSGFALLASSTASEAQDYAIVAQHLAASTSSGVIHLYDDETSAADLVAGDALRAAIASTAASVELSEEALDAALKHVSSIVKHDVPAYNVYGTTDAKDAAIVLGAGAKALADAAQVAVISLHVVRPLFAERWVAAVPTSVERLAVLEATSKRTTRLAPLFVDVASAFQHVPERDVPATLVSGTLGQVDAKNAAAAASSLQEALEKGTSGFVVGTQATEAPTTLAVQRKEYVHERAYNVMLEQLFKERLAVINPPSDDADPAASSPEFAFGKVLAQVQREDELASLARAAIDGGKVASDLAQALERWLAAKCDANKRPEAAAAVRSALGGAKSSEADALRALEKYLEPLSRWIIGNDAWAYDAGMGGVHHVIASQRNVNMLIFDTVPYSGRENVPLNQRKKDIGLYAMNYGNTYVASTALYSDYTQVLHALMEAERFDGPSIVLAYVPYHRSDASALDVLRETKLAVDSGYWPLYRWDPSAESRNSDVFRLDSVRIREQLKSFLDRQNHLSLLASAKPELPYDLAASQGTALRELQQRKAKEAYDNLLGSMEGPPLLVLFASDAGGAEKAARRLALRAKLRGLGVRTLALDDFPLEDLSGEKNVVIVTSTAGQGEPPQNGRLTFKALSKLPTGTFNEETRFGVFGMGDSHYWPRPEDAHFYNKPAKDLDKRLAELGAQRLVSLGLGDDQDADGWQTGYKAWEPQLWKALGVDHVEVKEAEPEPITNENIKIASNYLRGTIVEGLADKSTGRIAETDTQLTKFHGTYMQYDRDTIEERQKAGLEPAYGFMIRVRMPGGVCTADQWLQLDRVTEDFGGIKSLKITTRQTVQYHMILKENLKSAMQSINKSLFDTIAACGDVNRNVMCAPNPNLTEVHEQMYEFSKKLSNYLLPRMNAYHEIWLDKGTDSSSKLLVGGAVQDYEPLYGPYYLPRKFKIALAVPPRNDVDVFANDIGLIAIADPQKKKLLGFNLAIGGGMGVTHSMKATYPRLASVIGFLRLDQVCEACREVMLIQRDTGNRQNRKQARLKYTIDKYWGGAENFRAELERRLGYKLEEARPYNFVNNTDEYGWKQDFRGKWHCTLWLENGRVIDEPGLPFRTGLRELAKFHKGTFRLTPNQHIIVSDIDEADKPKIEAHLKEYKMNNWEHSGLRLSASACVAFPTCGLAMAESERYIFRLVDKVERIYLASGLKHDEITLRMTGCPNGCARPWIGEIAFVGKAPGTYVMLLGGGHNGERLNKVFRESVGEKEILEILEVLIPRYAKERLEGERFGDWVIRAGIIAETTHGAAFWDNVDADKPLSAIAQSA, encoded by the coding sequence ATGAGCGTGTCTTCTGTTTCGGCGGTGTGGCATGTGGTGCGCCATACGGCGCCCACAGTCGTATCGGTCGGACCGAGTGACGTGTACAATGCCGCGGACCTCTCCGACGGCCAGAATTTGGAGCAGCTGACGCTCGCAACCGAGGTCGGCTCGGTCGTCCAGAACATtgtgcgcgatgcgcccgaGAAGCCCGtgagcgtgctgctcgacgccaGCCAgacgtcgctgctgcgtctCGTTCCTTATCTCCCTTCGTTGGTCAAGAAGCCGGTCGTGTTCCACGTTGCCACGCACGgtgagcacgccgacgtgctcctgctgcgccagAGCGGctttgcgctcctcgcctcgtcgaccgcgtccgaggcgcaggactATGCGATCGTCGCccagcacctcgcggccagcacctcgtcgggTGTGATCCACCtgtacgacgacgagacCTCTGCGGCGGACCTCGTGGCGGGCGACGCCCTGCGCGCAGccatcgcctcgaccgccgcgtcggtcgaGTTGAgcgaagaggcgctcgacgccgcgctcaagCACGTCTCGAGCATCGTTAAGCACGACGTCCCTGCATACAACGTGTACGGCACCACGGACGCCAAGGACGCCGCGAttgtgctcggcgcgggcgccaaGGCACTTGCGGATGCCGCACAGGTCGCCGTCATCTCACtgcacgtcgtgcgcccCCTCTTTGCGGAGCGCTGGGTGGCTGCGGTGCCCACGTcagtcgagcgcctcgcggtgctcgaggcgacgtCGAAGCGCAccacgcgcctcgcgccgctctttgTCGACGTCGCATCCGCCTTCCAGCATGTgccggagcgcgacgtcccggcgacgctcgtcaGCGGCACCCTCGGCCAGGTCGACGCAAAgaacgccgcggcggccgcctcaAGCCTccaagaggcgctcgagaaggGCACCTCGGGCTTTGTCGTCGGCACCCAGgccaccgaggcgcctacgacgctcgccgtgcagcgcaaggagtACGTCCACGAGCGTGCGTACAACGTgatgctcgagcagctcttcaaggagcgcctcgcggtgATCAACCCCccgagcgacgacgcggaccCCGCTGCGAGCAGCCCCGAGTTTGCGTTCGGCAaggtgctcgcgcaggtccagcgcgaggacgagctcgcgtcgcttgcgcgcgctgcgATCGACGGCGGCAAGGTCGCGTCGGACCTCGCACAGGCGCTTGAGCGCTGGCTCGCCGCCAAGTGCGACGCGAACAAGCGccccgaggccgcggcggccgtgcgctccgcgctgggcggcgccaagtcgagcgaggcggacgcgctccgtgcgctcgaAAAGTACCTTGAGCCTTTGAGCCGCTGGATTATCGGCAACGACGCGTGGGCGTACGATGCGGGTATGGGTGGTGTGCACCACGTCATTGCCTCGCAGCGCAACGTGAACATGCTCATCTTTGATACGGTGCCCTACTCGGGCCGCGAGAATGTGCCGCTGAACCAGCGCAAGAAAGACATTGGTCTGTACGCAATGAACTACGGCAACACATACGTTGCGAGCACTGCGCTCTACTCGGACTACACCCAGGTCCTGCACGCGCTCATGGAGGCCGAGCGTTTCGACGGCCCCTCGATCGTGCTGGCCTACGTCCCCTACCACCGCTCTgacgcctcggcgctcgacgtgctccgcGAGACGAAGCTTGCAGTCGACTCGGGCTACTGGCCGCTCTACCGCTGGGACCCCAGCGCGGAGAGCCGCAACTCGGACGTCTTCCGCCTGGACAGCGTGCGCatccgcgagcagctcaagTCGTTCCTCGACCGCCAGAACCACCTGAGTCTCctcgcgagcgccaagcCCGAGCTGCCGTACGACCTCGCGGCCTCGCAGGgcaccgcgctgcgtgagctgcagcagcgcaaggccaaggaggccTACGACAACCTCCTCGGCTCGATGGAGGGCCCCCCTCTGCTGGTGCTCTTTGCCTCGGACGCGGGTGGCGCCGAGaaggccgcgcgccgtcttgcgctgcgtgccaagctgcgtggcctcggcgtgcgcacgctcgcccTTGACGACTTCCCGCTGGAGGATCTGAGCGGCGAGAAGAACGTCGTGATCGTCACTTCGACCGCCGGCCAGGGTGAGCCGCCGCAAAACGGCCGCCTGACCTTCAAGGCGCTTTCGAAGCTGCCGACCGGCACCTTTAACGAGGAGACGCGCTTCGGTGTGTTTGGTATGGGTGACTCGCACTACTGGCCGCGCCCCGAAGACGCGCACTTCTACAACAAGCCCGCCAAGGACCTCGACAAGCGCCTGGCGGAGCtgggtgcgcagcgcctcgtctcGCTCGGTCTCGGTGATGACCAGGACGCCGACGGCTGGCAGACCGGCTACAAGGCGTGGGAGCCGCAGCTCTGgaaggcgctcggcgtggaccACGTCGAGGTGAAGGaggccgagcccgagccgatCACCAACGAGAACATCAAGATCGCGAGCAACTACCTGCGTGGCACGATCGTCGAGGGCCTCGCCGACAAGTCGACCggccgcatcgccgagaCCGACACGCAGCTCACCAAGTTCCACGGCACCTACATGCAGTACGACCGTGACACGATCGAGGAGCGCCAAAAGGCCGGCCTCGAGCCCGCCTACGGCTTCATGATCCGTGTGCGTATGCCGGGTGGTGTGTGTACCGCCGACCAGTggctgcagctcgaccgcgtcaCGGAGGACTTTGGCGGGATCAAGTCGCTCAAGATCACCACGCGCCAGACCGTGCAGTACCACATGATCCTCAAGGAGAACCTGAAGAGCGCCATGCAGTCGATCAACAAGAGTCTCTTTGACACGATCGCCGCGTGTGGTGACGTGAACCGTAACGTGATGTGCGCTCCGAACCCCAACCTCACCGAGGTGCACGAGCAGATGTACGAGTTCTCCAAGAAGCTCTCGAACTACCTGCTCCCCCGCATGAACGCCTACCACGAGATCTGGCTCGACAAGGGCACCGACTCCTCGAGCAAGCTCCTGGTCGGTGGCGCGGTGCAGGACTACGAGCCGCTCTACGGCCCGTACTACCTGCCGCGCAAGTTCAAGATCGCGCTTGCGGTTCCCCCGCGCAACGATGTCGATGTGTTTGCGAACGACATTGGTCTCATTGCCATTGCCGACCCCCAGAAGAAGAAGCTGCTCGGCTTCAACCTGGCCATCGGTGGTGGTATGGGTGTGACGCACTCGATGAAGGCGACCTACCCCCGTCTCGCGAGCGTGATCGGtttcctgcgcctcgaccaggtGTGCGAGGCGTGCCGCGAGGTGATGCTCATCCAGCGCGACACGGGCAACCGCCAAAACCGCAAGCAGGCGCGTCTGAAGTACACCATCGACAAGTACTGGGGCGGCGCGGAGAACTTCCgtgcggagctcgagcgccgcctcggctacaagctcgaggaggcccGCCCGTACAACTTTGTGAACAACACGGACGAATACGGCTGGAAGCAAGACTTCCGCGGCAAGTGGCACTGCACGCTCTGGCTCGAAAACGGTCGTGTGATCGACGAGCCGGGCCTGCCCTTCCGCAcgggcctgcgcgagctggccAAGTTCCACAAGGGCACCTTCCGCCTGACGCCGAACCAGCACATTATCGTGTCGGacatcgacgaggcggacaAGCCCAAGATCGAGGCGCACTTGAAGGAATACAAGATGAACAACTGGGAGCACTCGGGTCTGCGCctgagcgccagcgcctgtGTCGCCTTCCCTACATGTGGTCTCGCGATGGCCGAGTCGGAGCGCTACATCTTCCGCCTCGTGGAcaaggtcgagcgcatctACCTTGCCAGCGGCCTCAAGCACGACGAGATCACGCTGCGCATGACGGGCTGCCCCAACGGCTGTGCCCGTCCGTGGATCGGCGAAATCGCGTTCGTGGGCAAGGCCCCTGGCACCTATGTCAtgctcctcggcggtgGCCACAATGGTGAGCGCCTCAACAAGGTGTTCCGCGAGTCGGTCGGCGAGAAGGAGATCCTCGAGAtcctcgaggtgctcaTTCCCCGCTACGCCAaggagcgtctcgagggTGAGCGCTTCGGCGACTGGGTCATCCGCGCGGGTATCATTGCCGAGACTACCCACGGCGCGGCATTCTGGGATAATGTCGATGCGGACAAGCCGCTTTCTGCGATCGCGCAGAGCGCTTAA
- a CDS encoding uncharacterized protein (COG:S; EggNog:ENOG503P1ZZ; SECRETED:SignalP(1-22)): protein MFSSMKLVAAVTAALVASRVSADKPTFNINHLPDTWEDGQAGSNSCKQWGASSSNSKCQNVFINSARDFCLWAPSGGDHTVGHEEERMVSYCVKSGYGTRLIPDGTLKSAYFVKTDGFVQVTGIGDFTSMHIKSGDEGGELDPHGATGAGNPAGGLVFTRSKAGQEGEWVQLKEWNNFMSATEYSIRGCWGDSATEYCPHIYDEMGSYFNEPGRYKEGTFEDCEGTDGDWPGVYHGSTFYQGQASTPPAQKPGSTSKCHTFHTVRNGVAPKTLYS, encoded by the coding sequence ATGTTCAGCTCCATGAAGCTCGTTGCTGCTGTTACTGCCGCCCtcgtcgcctcgcgcgtgtCGGCGGACAAGCCCACGTTTAACATCAACCACCTCCCCGACACCTGGGAGGACGGCCAGGCTGGCTCGAACAGCTGCAAGCAGTGGGgtgcctcgagctcgaacTCCAAGTGCCAGAACGTGTTTATCAACTCTGCGCGCGATTTCTGCCTGTGGGCGCCGTCCGGCGGTGACCACACGGTCGGccacgaggaggagcgcatgGTCTCGTACTGTGTCAAGTCGGGCTACGGTACGCGTCTTATCCCCGACGGCACCCTCAAGTCGGCCTACTTTGTGAAGACCGACGGCTTCGTCCAGGTCACCGGTATCGGTGACTTTACCTCGATGCACATCAagtcgggcgacgagggtggcgagctcgacccCCACGGTgccaccggcgccggtAACCCCGCGGGTGGTCTCGTGTTCACCCGCAGCAAGGCCGGCCAAGAGGGCGAGTGGGTCCAGCTCAAGGAGTGGAACAACTTCATGAGCGCTACCGAGTACTCGATCCGTGGCTGCTGGGGCGACAGTGCCACCGAGTACTGCCCGCACATCTACGACGAGATGGGCTCGTACTTCAACGAGCCCGGCCGCTACAAGGAGGGCACCTTTGAGGACTGCGAGGGCACCGACGGCGACTGGCCGGGTGTGTACCACGGCTCGACCTTCTACCAGGGCCAGGCCTCGACCCCGCCCGCGCAGAAGCCCGGCTCGACCTCGAAGTGCCACACCTTCCACACGGTCCGCAACGGTGTTGCGCCCAAGACCCTGTACAGCTAA
- a CDS encoding mannose-1-phosphate guanylyltransferase (EggNog:ENOG503PAA1; COG:O), translating to MSAQNSAAGGLGDQAVLNQILLGISDLRREVHKVTDRIESLELQQAPTTPTMSLFSPSISPAKRTSYAAHQSSLHGWKPEQNRASQPSVAQTVPPQQAPVSLKATDPNLGLWVVVPAGGAGTRLWPLSRESCPKFLLDLTGRGRTLIQNTFDRLLPLSGVDKFMVVTGNAHVDAVSEQLPQLVPGNVFAEPSPKESMAAIGLAAAVLMRRDPDAVLGSFAADHIVSGRDAFESAVREAVAVAREGFLVTIGIAPSYPSTGFGYIKLGESLELEGAPNAHKVLEFKEKPDARTASAYLSTGEYRWNGGMFVVKAKTLLTLLEKNVPELYAGLNTIADAWDTPSRQLVLNETWPLLPKIAIDHAVAEPASRVGKVAVVPATFGWDDVGDFASLSDLLPAEKNEARVLGDPSLVITEGQVGGIVVPASGRRIACLGMDDVVVVDTPDALLITTRARSQDVKKIVGKCKKNFPDLC from the exons ATGAGTGCACAGAACAGTGCAGCAGGTGGCCTGGGCGACCAGGCCGTCTTGAACCAGATCCTCCTGGGCATCTcggacctgcgccgcgag GTTCACAAGGTCACGGACCGTATCGAGTCCCTCGAGCTCCagcaggcgccgacgacgccgaccaTGTCGCTCTTCTCGCCGAGCATCTCGCCCGCGAAGCGCACCTcgtacgccgcgcatcAGTCGTCGCTGCACGGCTGGAAGCCGGAGCAGAACCGCGCTTCGCAGCCTTCGGTCGCTCAGACCGTGCCGCCCCAGCAGGCGCCCGTATCCCTCAAGGCTACCGACCCGAACCTCGGCCTCTGGGTCGTGGTGCCGGCCGGTGGTGCGGGCACGCGTCTCTGGCCGCTGAGCCGTGAGAGCTGCCCCAAGTTCTTGCTGGATCTCACCGGCCGCGGTCGCACGCTGATTCAAAACACCTTTGACCGTCTTCTGCCGCTGTCGGGTGTCGACAAGTTTATGGTGGTGACCGGCAatgcgcacgtcgacgccgtGTCGGAGCAGCTTCCTCAGCTCGTTCCTGGCAACGTCTTTGCGGAGCCGTCGCCGAAGGAGTCGATGGCTGCGATCGGtctcgcggccgccgtcctgatgcgccgcgaccccgacgcggtgctcggctcCTTCGCCGCGGACCACATCGTGTcgggccgcgacgcgttcGAGTCCGCTGTGCGTGAggccgtcgccgtcgcccgcgaGGGCTTCTTGGTGACGATCGGTATCGCGCCGTCGTACCCTTCGACCGGATTCGGCTACAtcaagctcggcgagagcCTCGAGCTGGAAGGCGCGCCCAACGCGCACAAGGTGCTCGAGTTCAAAGAGAAGCCCGatgcgcgcaccgcgagcgcctaCCTCTCCACCGGTGAGTACCGCTGGAACGGTGGTATGTTCGTCGTCAAGGCCAAGACGCTCTTGACCCTGCTCGAGAAGAACGTGCCGGAGCTCTACGCCGGCCTCAACACCATTGCCGACGCGTGGGACACGCCCAGCCGCCAGCTCGTGCTCAACGAGACCTGGCCGCTGCTCCCCAAGATCGCTATCGACCACGCCGTCGCGGAGCCCGCGTCCAGGGTCGGCAAGGTCGCTGTCGTCCCGGCGACCTTTGGTTGGGACGACGTCGGAGACTTTGCCTCGCTCTCGGACCTGCTCCCCGCCGAGAAGAACGAGGCACgtgtgctcggcgacccCTCGCTCGTGATCACCGAGGGCCAGGTCGGCGGTATCGTGGTGCCCGCGTccggccgccgcatcgcgtGCCTGGGTATGGACGACGTGGTGGtcgtcgacacgcccgacgcgctcctcatcacgacgcgtgcgcgttCGCAGGATGTCAAGAAGATCGTGGGCAAGTGCAAGAAGAACTTCCCCGACCTTTGCTAA
- a CDS encoding uncharacterized protein (EggNog:ENOG503P8H9; COG:J) encodes MLLRASVPVIRQAVASARPMPALAMQGPAMPRVLTAQPVAPPMVRGMKVRAAVKKMCNCCAIVRRKGRLYVICSKNPKHKQG; translated from the exons atgcTCCTTCGTGCGAGTGTTCCGGTGATCCGGCAAGCCGTGGCGTCTGCGCGCCCGATGCCTGCGCTCGCAATGCAGGGTCCTGCTATGCCCCGTGTGCTGACCGCGCAGCCAGTCGCACCCCCCATGGTGCGTGGCATGAaggtgcgtgcggccgtcAAGAAGATGTGCAACTGCTGTGCGATTGTGCGCCGCAAAGGCCGCCTCTATGTGATCTGCAGCAAGAACCCCAAGCACAAGCAG GGATAA
- a CDS encoding uncharacterized protein (EggNog:ENOG503P64D; COG:S), with amino-acid sequence MALGAWGVTTSEQLVKALKRPDGAKDALPNGARATKIDILRTAWHDQSLYVPKKTDLLLDVALEAVVQSSKGAKDKEAYFLEPAYWALLAEILGAEKCDLHALAGKYQFLPLATQVLGACSRQVWDAAAPALQFLVPASIRRHGAGHIDGVNAAFLDVFKAIPRICGPEQVPITTAVLESMLKYWLPALELGTNAKKTAKFFVQESLPAYAAAYTHAIALPSPALETLLAQVSACSLFGPESLANAKEKHTLPENLDTLTTTLVGHLQGEAASNVLRALPSFLAQMVQSMQYGRDSGALPGAQRQGVLEQYIVPVCTAMHQGLAHGGTFADAAAATRLALVQQIDALALYQPSGDDREVWAVLWAQLCTDTLAHLAAHADSAQVSFATFSALWRVHSESLVGVLVPMLVATTRVAPGDAWDEAHLFLVHVLDQYAQLREMPQLMARARDVVREVRDVPGLVQSPFFHQRTTSVWEARLKDATSHNQVVPLLQEALEGTEGLLQDASAQESTLLCTSHLLMLAVKSVGLAHSSAELARVLDAIAQLADQCIARGLEKQPLVLASGLRLRFVLLRRALRTALASGDEAPAALTTYPSLDRIGALFAKTQVPELQLEIFRALLGAAEAAQAHNATDDVANAQLEAIVQGPLLPALQMPTTGARPPWDGQIFGLASPAYLPVALWRMITTRWAAVLDRTTPEQFEALARFLQDTLHDGAEPSMLAELSRMALRNAQFLEQPHWRAAVLGHATAALAWIDVTSEPSKVPKKALKPTMASVQLLASVPMGYLARAGIELLFGKLAWLDAALTVQNASVSVWTWLKELLAALAVTANTMPEPMPITSYLEALGSVPCTEPLFVEHSMAYVKAVLRRQTDIASILPVLSALHDKHGTMAQHVMTTTMEWLADDAAERVVALSVDISLDDAMPSLSDILAHVGDADTSRVSLQLRAYAAHVRLQRALAAPLPNASENASEIVTAVASLCQRSERTSAEPLANALFAALVALRPVVSGRPYVTLAIVFATLHATLQDTASLTAQFIAVATQMEGDAYADTLEALETALVRTHDAHDRASLLVVLALLLQHAPSGTSRIASVRFSSLLVHLPLTVRSSPELAAAAVALVERVCNYRALILRPLDIPRILALLTVLVGPSAVEEQGGSPEASAIFQGAVGVLRSIIRLRKDLLSPYLPQLAEVLCQLLPLLGSLLRTNVGRAQLRRLAAATPAWLDEATAPLGVNEARSLSRLFAEIPAKTTSIATIVAHKRRRTDDGHASTTESLARSMSKHAVYILVAYVRCVTHGVTTIATPLRQELQPGLFALCDLVSKYERDAVLKGMLDASGQVVFKGLWSEWERQRYKGA; translated from the coding sequence ATGGCGCTCGGGGCATGGGGCGTGACGACGtccgagcagctcgtcaagGCGCTCAAGCGCCCGGACGGCGCAAAGGACGCGCTCCCGAACGGCGCACGGGCAACCAAGATTGACATTTTACGGACCGCCTGGCACGACCAGAGCCTGTACGTGCCCAAAAAGACcgacctgctcctcgaTGTCGCCCTCGAGGCAGTGGTGCAGTCCAGCAAGGGCGCCAAGGACAAGGAAGCGTACTTTCTGGAGCCGGCGTACTGGgccctgctcgccgagatcctCGGTGCGGAAAAGTGCGacctgcacgcgctcgcagGCAAGTACCAGTTcctgccgctcgcgacgcaggtgctcggcgcgtgcagcaggcAAGTGTgggacgccgccgcaccggcgcTGCAGTTCCTCGTACCGGCCAGCATCCGCAGGCACGGCGCGGGGCACATTGACGGGGTCAATGCCGCATTTCTCGACGTATTCAAGGCGATCCCTCGCATCTGTGGGCCGGAGCAGGTGCCGATCACGACCGCAGTCCTCGAGAGCATGCTCAAGTACTGGCTCCCTGCGCTTGAGCTCGGTACCAACGCGAAAAAGACGGCCAAGTTCTTTGTCCAGGAATCCCTGCCGGCCTATGCCGCGGCGTACACGCATGCGATTGCCTTGCCGAGCCCTGCGCTCGAaacgctcctcgcgcaagtctcggcgtgctcgctTTTCGGCCCGGAGTCGCTCGCGAATGCAAAGGAGAAGCACACGCTCCCGGAGAACCTCGATACCCTCAccacgacgctcgtcggccaCCTCCAGGGCGAGGCGGCTAGCAATGTGCTCCGTGCGCTTCCGTCGTTCCTCGCGCAGATGGTGCAGTCCATGCAGTATGGGCGCGACTCGGGTGCGCTGCcgggcgcgcagcgccagggcGTGCTGGAGCAGTACATTGTGCCGGTATGCACGGCGATGCACCAAGGCCTCGCTCACGGCGGCACATTTGCAGACGCtgccgcagcgacgcgcctcgccctcgttCAACAAATCGATGCACTGGCGCTCTACCAGCCTAGtggcgacgaccgcgaAGTATGGGCTGTGCTGTGGGCACAGCTTTGTACAGATACCCTTGCccacctcgcggcgcatgcaGACAGCGCGCAAGTGAGCTTCGCGACGTTCTCGGCGCTGTGGCGCGTGCACAGTGAGAGCTTGGTCGGCGTCTTGGTGCCTAtgctcgtcgcgacgacgcgcgtcgcgccgggcgacgcgtGGGACGAAGCCCACCTTTTTCTCGTGCATGTCCTCGACCAGtatgcgcagctgcgcgagatgcCGCAGCTCATggcgcgtgcacgcgaCGTCGtacgcgaggtgcgcgacgtcccTGGCCTCGTGCAGAGCCCGTTCTTTCACCAGCGGACGACGTCGGTGTGGGAAGCACGGCTCAAGGACGCAACGTCGCACAACCAGGTCGTGCCGCTGCTTCAAGAGGCCCTGGAGGGTACAGAAGGCCTGCTCCAAGACGCATCCGCTCAGGAAAGCACACTCCTCTGCACGTCGCACCTGCTGATGCTGGCGGTCAAGAGCGTCGGATTGGCGCATTCCTCCGCCGAGCTTGCTcgcgtcctcgacgcgatcGCACAGCTGGCCGACCAGTGCATCGCGCGTGGCCTTGAGAAGCAgccgctcgtcctcgcgTCGGGCCTCCGCCTGCGTTTTGtcctcctgcgccgcgcgctgcgcacggcacTTGCATctggcgacgaggcgccggcagcACTCACGACGTATCCATCATTGGACCGCATCGGCGCTCTGTTTGCCAAGACCCAGGTCCCCGAGCTCCAGCTAGAAATCTTTCGGGctctgctcggcgcggccgaggccgctCAGGCGCACAATGCGACGGACGACGTGGCGAATgcacagctcgaggcgatcgtGCAAGGGCCGCTGCTTCCGGCCTTGCAGATGCCGACAACCGGCGCTCGTCCACCGTGGGACGGCCAGATCTTTGGCCTTGCGAGTCCTGCCTACCTCCCCGTCGCCTTGTGGCGCATGatcacgacgcgctgggccGCTGTGCTCGACCGTACGACGCCCGAGCAGTTtgaggcgctcgctcggTTCCTGCAGGATACGCTgcacgacggcgccgagccgagcatgcttgccgagctcaGCCGCATGGCGCTTAGGAATGCTCagttcctcgagcagccgcACTGGCGTGCAGCCGTGCTGGGCCAtgcgaccgccgcgctcgcgtggATCGACGTGACGAGCGAACCGTCCAAGGTGCCGAAAAAGGCCCTGAAGCCTACCATGGCCTCGGTGCAGCTTCTCGCCTCGGTGCCGATGGGCTACCTCGCCCGTGCAGGCATCGAGTTGCTCTTTGGCAAGCTCGCATggctcgatgcggcgctgaCCGTACAAAACGCATCGGTCAGCGTATGGACTTGGCTCAAAGAGCTTCTCGCTGCACTTGCGGTGACGGCCAACACGATGCCCGAGCCCATGCCGATTACGTCgtacctcgaggcgctgggcAGCGTGCCTTGCACGGAGCCTTTGTTTGTCGAGCACAGCATGGCCTATGTCaaggccgtgctgcgccgccagACGGACATTGCCTCTATCCTGCCGGTGCTCAGCGCGCTCCACGACAAGCACGGGACAATGGCGCAACACGTCATGACGACGACCATGGAATGGCTCGCAGAcgatgccgccgagcgcgtcgtagCGCTCAGTGTCGACATCTCGCTGGACGATGCGATGCCGTCGCTCTCTGACatcctcgcgcacgtcggcgatGCCGATACGAGCCGCGTGAGTCTCCAGCTGCGTGcgtacgcagcgcacgtccgtctgcagcgcgctctcgccgcgccgctccctAATGCGTCGGAGAATGCGAGCGAGATTGTCACGGCTGTCGCCTCTTTGTGCCAGCGTTCGGAACGTACCTCGGCTGAGCCGCTTGCAAATGCGCtctttgcggcgctcgtcgcgctccggcCCGTGGTATCTGGGCGCCCGTACGTCACGCTCGCGATCGTCTTTGCGACGCTGCACGCGACACTCCAAGACACGGCGTCGCTCACGGCGCAGTTCATCGCGGTCGCCACGCAGATGGAAGGCGACGCGTATGCAGATACCCTTGAGGCGCTCGAaacggcgctcgtgcgaacgcacgatgcgcacgaccgcgcgtcgctcctcgttgtcctcgccctccttttgcagcacgcgccgagcggcacgagccGCATCGCCAGTGTGCGATTCTCCTCGCTGCTTGTCCATCTGCCGCTcaccgtgcgcagctcgcccgagctcgcggccgcggccgtggcgctggtcgagcgcgtaTGCAATTACCGTGCCTTGATCCTGCGCCCGCTCGACATTCCACGCATCTTGGCACTGCTCACTGTGCTGGTCGGCCCGAGTGCTGTGGAAGAGCAGGGAGGGTCGCCAGAAGCAAGTGCCATCTTCCAGGGTGCCGTTGGCGTGCTACGCTCCATCATTCGTTTGCGCAAGGACCTGCTGAGCCCGTACTTACCGCAGCTGGCCGAGGTCTTGTGCCAGCTCCTGCCGCTCCTCGGCTCCCTCCTGCGTACCAATGTCGGCCGTGCacagctgcggcgcctcgcggccgcgacaCCGGCAtggctcgacgaggccaccgcgccgctgggcgtcaacgaggcgcgctcgcTGAGCCGTCTCTTTGCGGAAATTCCGGCCAAGACGACGTCCATCGCGACGATTGTCGCGCacaagcggcggcgcacagacGATGGGCATGCGAGCAccaccgagtcgctcgcgcgctcCATGTCGAAGCATGCGGTCTATATCCTGGTCGCCTACGTACGCTGTGTAACGCATGGCGTAACGACGATCGCAACGCCGCTGCGTCAAGAGCTGCAGCCGGGCTTGTTTGCGCTCTGCGATTTGGTCAGCAAGTACGAACGCGACGCTGTCCTCAAAGGCATGCTCGATGCAAGTGGCCAGGTCGTCTTCAAGGGGCTATGGAGTGAATGGGAGCGCCAGCGGTATAAGGGTGCATAA